A single genomic interval of Mucilaginibacter robiniae harbors:
- a CDS encoding IS1182 family transposase encodes MGGKIVFKEYDPDQLTFLPYKLEELVPTGHPVRIVKQVVDAVDVKPINRKYKGGGASSFHPRLMLKLLVYGYLTNTYSSRKLEEQAAQNVHFMWLLGMKKPDHNTINRFRSEKLSGVLKQIFSQIVLLLEQEGIVSLKEAVFTDGTKIESAANKYTFVWGKNIKANKDKMKAQLDELWGYAQSIAAEELKDTAPLEYSEINPEKVKETISKINAALDDKEDVDKKVKQKLNYAKKHWPESLARYDEQEKLLAGRNSMSKTDPDATFMRMKEDHMLNGQLKPAYNLQISTQEQFILNYTLHQTSTDYQTLSSHIEQYQALYKDLPKAIVADAGYGSDENYGVLARKGIEAYIKYNTFDKEQKDGIKAFSNDSLHYNEAENYLVCPIGQWMAHIGNGQRVTSSGFVQLISRYRAQNCEGCPMRGVCHTTQGNRVVEINHSLRQHKQAAKERLNTEQGINLRKRRPADVEPVFAQLKHNHGFRRFLLKGMSKAEVEIGLLSIAHNLRKWKT; translated from the coding sequence ATGGGAGGCAAGATAGTCTTTAAGGAATATGATCCAGACCAGTTAACGTTTTTACCGTACAAACTGGAGGAACTGGTACCGACAGGTCATCCGGTCCGTATCGTTAAACAGGTCGTGGACGCGGTAGATGTCAAACCGATCAACCGGAAGTACAAAGGCGGCGGGGCGTCAAGTTTCCATCCCCGGCTGATGCTGAAGCTGCTGGTTTACGGCTATCTGACCAATACTTATTCCTCACGCAAACTGGAAGAACAGGCCGCGCAGAACGTACACTTCATGTGGCTTTTAGGGATGAAAAAGCCCGACCACAACACCATCAACCGTTTTCGCAGCGAGAAGTTGTCAGGCGTCTTAAAGCAGATCTTCTCACAAATCGTGTTGCTGCTCGAGCAGGAAGGTATCGTATCCTTGAAAGAAGCCGTTTTTACTGATGGTACCAAGATCGAATCAGCGGCGAACAAGTACACCTTCGTATGGGGCAAAAACATCAAGGCGAATAAAGATAAGATGAAAGCCCAGCTTGATGAACTGTGGGGTTATGCGCAAAGCATTGCCGCCGAAGAACTAAAAGATACAGCGCCCTTGGAATATAGTGAGATCAACCCGGAGAAAGTAAAGGAAACCATCTCAAAGATCAATGCAGCCTTAGATGATAAAGAAGACGTAGACAAAAAAGTAAAGCAAAAGCTGAACTACGCAAAGAAGCACTGGCCGGAGAGCCTGGCACGGTATGACGAGCAGGAAAAGTTATTAGCCGGCCGTAACAGCATGTCAAAGACCGACCCGGATGCCACCTTCATGCGGATGAAGGAAGACCATATGCTGAACGGACAACTTAAGCCGGCCTATAACCTGCAGATATCCACCCAGGAGCAATTCATCCTTAATTATACCCTGCATCAAACCTCAACCGATTACCAAACCTTGTCTTCCCATATTGAACAATACCAAGCCTTATATAAAGACCTGCCCAAAGCCATTGTTGCCGACGCCGGCTACGGATCGGATGAGAACTACGGTGTGTTAGCGCGAAAAGGCATTGAGGCTTACATCAAATACAATACGTTCGATAAGGAACAAAAGGACGGTATCAAAGCGTTCAGTAACGACAGCCTGCATTATAACGAAGCGGAGAATTACCTTGTTTGTCCGATAGGTCAATGGATGGCGCATATCGGTAACGGTCAGCGAGTCACTTCATCTGGTTTTGTACAACTGATCAGCCGTTACCGTGCCCAGAACTGTGAAGGTTGCCCGATGCGTGGTGTTTGCCATACTACACAGGGTAACCGGGTCGTTGAGATCAACCACAGCCTAAGACAACATAAACAGGCAGCCAAAGAACGGTTGAATACAGAACAGGGTATCAACCTCAGGAAACGAAGGCCGGCCGATGTGGAACCGGTATTCGCCCAATTAAAGCATAACCATGGCTTCAGACGATTCCTGCTGAAAGGGATGTCCAAGGCCGAGGTCGAAATCGGCTTATTATCCATCGCACATAACCTAAGAAAATGGAAAACCTGA
- the bshA gene encoding N-acetyl-alpha-D-glucosaminyl L-malate synthase BshA, producing the protein MKIGIVCYPTFGGSGVVATELGKGLADRGHQIHFITYNQPVRLDFFSENLFYHEVSVSKYPLFDFPPYELALASRMVDVVRFEKLDVLHVHYAIPHASAAFMAKQILTTYDIHIPVITTLHGTDITLVGNDRTYKPVVTFSINQSDGVTSVSEHLKQDTYRFFDITRDIKVITNFIDLKRFIHTPKEHFKKAIAPEGEKILIHTSNFRRVKRASDVVRIFAKVNEQIPSKLLMVGDGQDRPECEQLARDLGVSQDVRFLGKQDAIEEILSVSDLFLMPSQSESFGLAALEAMACRVPVISTNAGGLPELNIEGLTGYLRDVGDVDGMAEQAIYILQDQERLNQFKENALIHARKFDLANILPEYENFYMQVIESSKKANS; encoded by the coding sequence ATGAAAATCGGCATAGTTTGTTATCCCACTTTTGGCGGGAGCGGCGTAGTAGCCACCGAGTTAGGTAAAGGTCTGGCCGACCGTGGGCACCAGATTCACTTTATTACCTACAACCAGCCGGTACGTCTGGATTTTTTCTCCGAAAACTTGTTCTATCATGAGGTTAGTGTTAGCAAGTACCCTTTATTTGATTTTCCGCCTTATGAGTTGGCTTTAGCCAGCCGTATGGTAGATGTGGTAAGATTTGAAAAGCTGGATGTATTGCACGTACATTATGCTATACCACATGCCTCAGCTGCTTTTATGGCTAAGCAGATTCTGACAACTTATGATATCCATATCCCCGTAATAACCACTTTGCATGGTACTGATATTACTTTGGTAGGGAATGATCGTACTTACAAGCCGGTAGTTACATTTTCTATTAACCAGAGCGATGGGGTAACTTCTGTATCTGAACATTTAAAGCAGGACACTTACCGCTTTTTTGATATTACCAGGGATATAAAAGTAATTACCAACTTCATTGATCTGAAGCGGTTTATCCATACGCCTAAAGAACATTTTAAAAAAGCTATAGCGCCCGAAGGTGAAAAGATATTAATACACACCTCCAACTTCAGGCGGGTAAAACGAGCTTCTGATGTGGTACGTATTTTTGCTAAGGTAAACGAGCAAATACCATCTAAATTACTTATGGTAGGAGATGGGCAAGACCGGCCTGAGTGTGAGCAATTAGCACGTGACTTAGGAGTAAGTCAAGACGTCCGTTTTTTAGGTAAACAAGATGCTATTGAAGAAATCTTGTCAGTATCTGACTTGTTTTTAATGCCTTCGCAATCAGAAAGCTTTGGTTTGGCTGCGTTGGAAGCTATGGCTTGCCGGGTTCCAGTCATTAGCACTAATGCAGGTGGTTTACCTGAATTAAATATAGAAGGCTTAACCGGTTACCTGCGCGATGTAGGTGATGTAGATGGCATGGCCGAACAAGCTATTTACATTTTGCAGGATCAAGAACGATTAAACCAGTTTAAAGAAAATGCGCTAATACATGCCCGCAAATTTGACTTAGCTAATATTTTGCCTGAGTACGAAAACTTCTATATGCAAGTAATTGAAAGCAGCAAAAAGGCTAATTCATAA
- a CDS encoding serine hydrolase domain-containing protein, translated as MRRSKGWLIAVIAAFILLNTACAQPSQQLPTGQAYLTEEHLAEQSTVLLNNNPQVIPLQSLDKIKVASIRFINSNAPVFDSLLNKYTRVQSFNGLTYNGVKGINTLTDDLKLYTTIILQLTDQDLNNNLITNFITTNNKLKNLVIVYWGNGSWLSALDDATTVPIIWMKQTTPVAASYAAQAVFGGVAITQKLMQTMSARYVAGAGFLTAKTRLQYTVPEEVGINANNLLPIEDIAREAVGDHATPGFVVLVAKDGKVIFNKAYGYHTYDKVLSDKITDIFDLASCTKISATTMEAMQLTEQGKLSLDSTVGSYIALARNTSKNNILVRELMLHQSGLIPDIPTYERLKPSDHSTDSSAAYPTKIVDHYYLRKDYFKDVMWPEMLNSPLRTRGQYVYSDLSMYFMKEIMETITATPLNVYVQNHFYNPLGMQTAGFLPLNRFKPEQIPPTENDTYFRHTLLDGYVHDQGAGLVGGVAGHAGLFASANDLAILYQMVLNGGTYGGIQYLKPETVAQFTAKQSNVSRRGLGFDRWDPVTTHHYPSELASPQTYGHTGYTGTCIWVDPKYNLVYILLSNRVYPKDLTLFNSRRIRPRVQDVVYQAIQKGL; from the coding sequence ATGAGAAGAAGTAAGGGTTGGTTAATTGCTGTTATAGCTGCATTTATTTTGTTAAATACTGCCTGTGCACAACCATCTCAACAATTGCCTACCGGTCAGGCTTACTTGACCGAAGAGCATTTGGCTGAGCAGTCTACCGTTTTGCTGAATAATAATCCGCAGGTTATTCCTTTACAAAGCCTTGATAAGATCAAGGTGGCTAGCATAAGGTTTATCAATAGCAATGCGCCTGTATTTGATAGTTTGCTGAATAAATATACCCGTGTACAAAGTTTTAACGGACTTACTTACAACGGTGTTAAAGGTATAAATACTTTAACTGACGATTTAAAGTTGTACACCACCATTATTCTGCAGCTTACCGATCAAGACTTAAATAATAATTTAATTACCAATTTTATTACAACTAATAACAAGTTGAAGAATTTGGTAATAGTTTATTGGGGAAATGGTTCCTGGTTGTCGGCACTTGATGATGCTACTACCGTGCCTATCATATGGATGAAGCAAACAACACCGGTAGCTGCTTCGTATGCTGCACAAGCGGTGTTTGGTGGTGTGGCTATTACTCAAAAGCTAATGCAAACCATGTCGGCCAGATACGTGGCTGGTGCTGGTTTTTTAACTGCTAAAACACGCCTGCAATATACAGTACCCGAAGAAGTAGGTATTAATGCCAATAATTTACTGCCCATTGAGGATATCGCCCGCGAAGCTGTAGGCGATCATGCTACACCTGGTTTTGTAGTGCTGGTAGCTAAAGATGGAAAGGTTATTTTTAATAAAGCTTATGGATATCACACATATGATAAGGTTCTATCTGATAAAATAACCGATATTTTCGACTTGGCCAGCTGTACCAAAATATCAGCCACTACTATGGAAGCCATGCAGCTTACTGAACAAGGTAAGCTGAGCCTTGATTCAACAGTGGGTAGTTATATTGCTTTAGCGCGGAATACTAGTAAAAACAATATTCTGGTGCGCGAGTTAATGTTGCACCAATCTGGGTTAATACCTGATATTCCTACTTATGAAAGGCTAAAGCCCAGCGATCATAGTACCGATTCTTCTGCCGCTTACCCAACCAAAATAGTAGATCATTACTATTTGCGTAAAGATTATTTTAAAGACGTAATGTGGCCTGAAATGCTGAACTCACCTTTGCGTACCCGTGGCCAGTACGTGTATAGTGACCTGAGCATGTATTTCATGAAAGAAATCATGGAAACAATTACCGCTACGCCGCTGAATGTTTACGTGCAGAATCATTTCTATAATCCGTTAGGCATGCAAACTGCAGGCTTTTTACCGCTTAATCGTTTTAAGCCGGAGCAAATTCCGCCTACTGAAAATGATACTTATTTCAGGCATACACTGCTAGATGGTTACGTGCATGACCAAGGTGCGGGTTTGGTAGGAGGTGTGGCAGGCCATGCCGGGCTTTTTGCCAGTGCCAATGATTTAGCTATATTATACCAGATGGTGCTGAATGGTGGTACTTATGGCGGTATTCAATACTTGAAACCTGAAACTGTAGCCCAATTTACTGCTAAGCAATCAAACGTAAGTCGCCGGGGTTTAGGTTTTGACCGCTGGGATCCGGTTACTACACACCATTACCCGTCCGAGTTGGCTTCACCGCAAACTTACGGGCACACAGGTTATACCGGTACCTGCATTTGGGTAGATCCAAAATATAACTTGGTTTATATCCTGTTATCCAATCGGGTGTATCCAAAAGATTTAACACTGTTTAACAGTCGGCGTATTCGTCCGCGTGTACAGGATGTGGTTTATCAAGCCATTCAAAAAGGATTGTAA
- a CDS encoding amidohydrolase, which produces MKKIWPVLLLAILAACNQKKEYNADLLVKNALVYTVDSNFTQADAFVVSAGKIIAVGKADTLEKKYNVREIVNAHGNPVYPGFIDAHTHFYRYGLGLQDVNLVGTKSWGDILDSVQNYAKRNSEGWIVGHGWDQNDWTIKQFPNKAKLDSLFPVRPVILTRVDGHGAIANQAALSIAGIKPDQKINGGEIETVKGKLTGILVDNAVGLVTHKIPEPTDQITEAALLNAQRNCFAVGLTTVDDCGLPYTMVNTIAELQHKGALKMRMYVMLSDNEDNIAYLFKRGVYKTPGLNVRSFKVYADGALGSRGACLLQDYADQKGWKGFLLNSQKHFQDVAERIAAKGFQMCTHCIGDSANRAILKIYAGVLKGKNDRRWRIEHAQIISPEDMHYFKDYNIIPSVQPTHATSDMYWAGKRLGPQRLKNAYAYRELLQQNGWMPLGTDFPVENISPLYTFYAAVERKDMKGYPEGGFQKENALNRIEALRGITIWAARANFEEKEKGSIEVGKYADFVILDKDLMKVSGADLPKIKVLKTYINGDKVYEKK; this is translated from the coding sequence ATGAAAAAAATTTGGCCTGTGCTATTGCTGGCAATTTTAGCTGCCTGTAACCAAAAAAAGGAATATAACGCCGACCTCCTGGTTAAAAATGCCCTAGTTTATACAGTTGATAGTAATTTTACTCAAGCTGATGCCTTTGTAGTAAGTGCCGGTAAAATTATAGCCGTAGGTAAAGCTGATACTCTTGAGAAAAAGTACAACGTCCGTGAGATAGTTAATGCACATGGCAACCCGGTTTACCCGGGCTTTATTGATGCTCACACTCATTTTTATCGCTATGGCTTAGGTTTACAAGATGTAAATTTGGTAGGTACCAAAAGCTGGGGCGATATTTTAGATTCGGTACAAAATTATGCCAAGCGCAATAGCGAAGGCTGGATTGTAGGCCACGGCTGGGATCAGAATGATTGGACTATAAAACAATTTCCGAACAAAGCAAAGCTGGATTCTTTATTCCCGGTACGTCCGGTAATTTTAACCCGGGTAGATGGGCATGGCGCAATTGCTAACCAAGCCGCTTTAAGTATTGCTGGTATCAAACCCGATCAAAAAATTAATGGTGGTGAAATTGAAACTGTTAAGGGTAAGTTAACCGGTATATTGGTAGATAATGCCGTAGGCTTGGTTACGCATAAGATACCCGAACCTACCGATCAGATTACCGAAGCGGCTTTACTGAATGCACAGCGTAACTGCTTTGCTGTAGGGTTGACTACCGTTGATGATTGCGGCCTACCTTATACTATGGTGAATACTATAGCTGAGCTACAGCATAAAGGGGCGCTGAAAATGCGTATGTATGTAATGCTTTCAGACAATGAAGATAATATTGCCTACCTGTTTAAACGCGGAGTATATAAAACACCAGGATTAAACGTTCGATCGTTCAAGGTATATGCGGATGGTGCTTTAGGTTCAAGAGGTGCTTGTTTGCTGCAAGATTATGCTGACCAGAAAGGCTGGAAAGGTTTTTTACTGAACAGCCAAAAGCATTTTCAGGATGTAGCCGAACGTATTGCGGCTAAAGGTTTTCAGATGTGTACGCATTGTATTGGTGATTCCGCCAATCGTGCTATTTTGAAAATTTATGCTGGTGTACTGAAAGGTAAAAACGACCGCCGCTGGCGTATTGAGCATGCTCAGATTATATCTCCAGAGGATATGCACTACTTTAAAGATTACAACATTATTCCATCGGTACAACCTACTCATGCTACTTCCGATATGTACTGGGCGGGTAAGCGCTTGGGACCGCAGCGCCTCAAAAATGCTTATGCTTACCGTGAATTGTTGCAACAAAATGGTTGGATGCCGCTGGGTACAGATTTTCCTGTAGAAAATATTAGCCCATTGTACACATTTTATGCTGCGGTTGAACGTAAGGATATGAAAGGTTATCCGGAAGGTGGTTTCCAAAAAGAAAATGCTTTAAACCGTATTGAGGCACTTCGGGGTATAACTATTTGGGCCGCTCGTGCCAATTTTGAAGAAAAAGAAAAAGGCAGTATTGAGGTTGGTAAATATGCTGACTTTGTGATTTTAGATAAAGATTTAATGAAAGTTTCCGGTGCTGATTTACCAAAAATAAAAGTGCTAAAAACTTATATCAATGGTGACAAGGTTTATGAGAAGAAGTAA
- the mutL gene encoding DNA mismatch repair endonuclease MutL: protein MSDIIQLLPDAVANQIAAGEVVQRPASAVKELVENAIDAGADKIQLLLKDAGKTLIQVIDNGCGMSLTDARMCFKRHATSKIRKAEDLFAIRTMGFRGEAMASIAAIAHVELKTRRHEDELGTCISIEGSEVLGQEACAASAGTSISIKNLFYNIPARRNFLKSNSVEMRHVLDEFQRVALAHPQIFFTLHHDGQEVYHLPATSLKQRIVHLLGNNYNQRLVPVEEDTSIIKLNGFVGKPEFARKTRGEQFFFVNNRFIRDNYLNHAVLTAFEELLPEDSYPLYVLFIDIDPSKIDINVHPTKTEIKYQDEKSIYAIIRSAVKRSLGRYNITPTLDFEQDNTIGNMITHKPLEQIIQPSVTFNPNFNPFESPNGKRTVVRDPAFRSEGYQPKTGIPQKWETLYEITKQEPEQPQPEILDAPSFAINNQQISKDSERQLFQLHNRYILSPIKSGFMLINQQAAHERVLYERFLQQVQNHSGVSQQSLFPQTVTLNGSDFELLRELLPDIRALGFDIREFGKNTVVVEGIPADINSTNELQLLEHLLENFKNNQAILKLDKRDTLARTLARNAATKAGTKLSLEEMNLLVDQLFACQMPNLSLTGKSIISTFTLNELAERFEK, encoded by the coding sequence ATGTCTGATATTATACAGCTTTTACCAGATGCGGTGGCAAACCAGATTGCCGCAGGCGAGGTGGTGCAACGCCCTGCCTCGGCGGTAAAAGAGTTGGTAGAAAATGCCATTGACGCAGGAGCGGATAAGATACAATTGCTGCTAAAAGATGCAGGCAAAACCCTGATACAAGTAATTGATAACGGCTGTGGCATGAGCCTTACCGATGCCCGCATGTGCTTTAAGCGTCATGCCACTTCAAAAATACGCAAAGCCGAAGATTTATTTGCCATTCGTACCATGGGCTTTCGTGGCGAAGCTATGGCTTCTATTGCTGCTATTGCCCATGTAGAACTAAAAACACGTCGCCATGAAGACGAACTAGGCACCTGCATTTCAATTGAGGGTTCGGAAGTGTTAGGCCAGGAAGCTTGTGCAGCTAGTGCGGGTACTTCTATTAGTATAAAAAACCTGTTTTATAATATACCTGCCCGCCGTAACTTCCTAAAAAGTAATTCGGTAGAGATGCGGCATGTGCTGGATGAATTTCAGCGCGTGGCTTTAGCACATCCGCAAATATTTTTCACACTGCATCATGATGGGCAGGAAGTATATCACCTGCCGGCTACCTCACTCAAACAGCGCATTGTACATTTATTGGGCAACAATTACAACCAACGCCTGGTGCCGGTTGAAGAAGACACTTCTATCATTAAACTAAACGGCTTTGTAGGCAAACCTGAATTTGCCCGCAAAACACGAGGCGAACAATTCTTTTTTGTTAATAACCGCTTTATTCGTGATAACTATTTAAATCATGCTGTACTAACAGCATTTGAAGAGTTATTACCAGAAGACAGCTACCCATTGTATGTACTATTTATTGATATTGACCCTAGTAAAATTGATATCAATGTTCATCCTACTAAAACAGAAATTAAGTACCAGGATGAGAAATCAATTTATGCCATTATCCGTTCGGCGGTAAAACGTTCATTAGGTCGGTATAATATTACGCCGACCTTAGATTTTGAACAAGACAATACTATTGGGAACATGATTACGCATAAACCGCTGGAGCAGATTATTCAACCCAGTGTAACTTTCAATCCTAATTTTAATCCATTTGAGTCACCAAACGGCAAAAGAACCGTTGTTCGTGATCCGGCTTTTCGTAGCGAAGGTTATCAACCTAAAACTGGTATACCACAAAAATGGGAGACGCTATACGAAATAACCAAACAAGAACCCGAACAGCCACAGCCTGAAATATTGGATGCACCAAGCTTTGCTATTAACAATCAACAAATTAGTAAAGACAGCGAGCGACAGCTATTTCAATTACATAATCGTTATATTTTATCACCTATCAAATCAGGTTTTATGCTGATTAATCAGCAAGCAGCGCATGAACGGGTGCTGTACGAACGTTTTTTACAGCAAGTACAAAACCATTCGGGGGTAAGCCAGCAAAGCCTATTCCCGCAAACAGTTACCTTAAACGGCAGTGATTTTGAACTGCTTCGTGAACTATTGCCTGATATCAGAGCCTTAGGCTTTGACATTCGAGAGTTTGGTAAAAATACGGTAGTAGTAGAAGGAATTCCGGCTGATATTAACTCCACCAACGAGCTACAATTGTTGGAACACCTGCTGGAAAATTTTAAAAACAACCAAGCCATTTTAAAGTTAGATAAGCGCGACACCCTGGCCCGTACGCTGGCCCGTAATGCCGCTACTAAAGCTGGCACTAAACTAAGTTTAGAAGAAATGAATTTATTGGTTGACCAGCTTTTTGCATGCCAAATGCCTAATTTATCATTGACCGGCAAATCTATAATCAGTACATTTACGTTGAATGAATTAGCAGAACGATTTGAAAAATAG
- a CDS encoding rhomboid family intramembrane serine protease: MSPYTQSPFSNITPVVKNLLIINIIFFVATYALGRLNIDLVALLSAFYPSSPNFKIWQIITYLFMHANLGHIFSNMLGLFFIGPILEQTFGSKRFFNYYFITGIGALLFNFIVQAIHVHQITGAFFPDIYNYTPRSESDLRALIEIYRDPILGASGAIFGLMAAIFALYPDLEFLLFPFPIPVKVKYMVPLYVLYELYSGVNPKGGDMVAHFAHVGGAVVGYILIKIWHTRTPNNFY; the protein is encoded by the coding sequence ATGAGTCCTTACACCCAAAGCCCGTTTTCAAATATTACTCCGGTAGTAAAAAACCTGCTAATTATTAACATTATTTTTTTTGTTGCCACCTATGCCTTAGGTAGGCTTAATATTGATTTAGTTGCTCTTTTATCTGCTTTTTACCCTAGTTCGCCTAATTTTAAAATATGGCAAATTATCACGTACCTGTTTATGCATGCCAACTTAGGGCACATATTCTCGAACATGTTGGGTTTATTTTTCATTGGTCCTATTTTAGAGCAAACTTTTGGTTCAAAACGGTTTTTTAATTATTACTTCATTACAGGTATAGGCGCACTATTATTTAATTTTATAGTTCAGGCTATTCATGTACATCAAATTACAGGTGCATTCTTTCCTGACATTTATAACTACACGCCTCGAAGTGAAAGTGATTTACGAGCACTTATTGAAATTTACCGCGATCCAATTTTGGGAGCATCGGGCGCCATTTTTGGTTTGATGGCAGCTATATTTGCATTGTATCCTGATCTGGAATTCTTGCTATTCCCTTTTCCTATACCGGTAAAAGTAAAGTATATGGTTCCGCTTTATGTTTTATATGAATTATACAGCGGAGTTAACCCAAAAGGAGGCGATATGGTAGCCCATTTTGCACACGTAGGTGGGGCTGTGGTGGGGTATATTCTAATTAAAATTTGGCATACGCGCACGCCAAACAATTTTTATTAA
- a CDS encoding rhomboid family intramembrane serine protease — MGSIWQDIRYKVFYSGSKLNLLLAINVLVFLLINIPSVILELFGNGLISSYANDYLTLPSYLPKLAIRFWTPLTYMFMHDGILHILFNMLWLYWMGQIFEEYLGNKRIIGLYLLGGLAGAAAFILSYNVFPVFADEHVVYATVVGASASVMAIVVATATLLPDYTIYLMFIGPVKLKWIAIAYVLIDFLGIIGPNAGGEIAHLGGALLGFIYIKQLKSGHDWNRSIEKVLSHQPKVKVVSKSHAYPTVHQTPFPRQEEIDRILDKISLSGYDSLNKQEKETLFRASKNED; from the coding sequence ATGGGCTCTATCTGGCAAGATATACGTTATAAAGTATTTTACTCGGGCAGTAAACTCAATTTACTGCTTGCTATCAACGTATTGGTATTTCTGCTCATCAACATTCCTTCTGTAATACTTGAGCTATTTGGCAATGGTTTAATCAGCAGTTATGCTAATGATTACCTAACCTTGCCATCCTACCTGCCTAAATTAGCTATTCGCTTCTGGACACCACTTACCTACATGTTTATGCACGATGGCATTTTACACATCTTGTTTAACATGCTGTGGCTATACTGGATGGGGCAAATTTTTGAAGAATACTTGGGCAATAAACGTATAATAGGGCTTTATCTGCTAGGAGGACTGGCCGGTGCAGCTGCTTTTATTTTAAGCTACAACGTGTTTCCGGTATTTGCAGATGAGCATGTGGTGTATGCTACTGTTGTTGGTGCGTCGGCCAGTGTAATGGCTATTGTGGTAGCAACCGCTACCCTACTGCCAGACTATACTATTTACCTGATGTTTATTGGCCCGGTCAAACTGAAGTGGATAGCCATAGCTTACGTACTGATTGATTTTTTAGGTATTATCGGACCAAATGCCGGTGGCGAAATTGCGCACCTGGGCGGTGCCTTATTAGGCTTTATTTATATTAAACAATTAAAAAGCGGGCACGACTGGAACCGATCTATCGAGAAAGTACTTAGCCATCAGCCCAAGGTGAAAGTAGTTTCTAAAAGTCACGCTTATCCTACAGTGCATCAAACTCCTTTTCCGCGTCAGGAAGAGATTGACCGCATTCTAGATAAAATATCCCTCAGCGGATACGATAGCCTGAATAAACAGGAAAAAGAAACTTTATTCCGGGCTAGCAAAAATGAAGATTAA